In a single window of the Nicotiana tomentosiformis chromosome 10, ASM39032v3, whole genome shotgun sequence genome:
- the LOC138899649 gene encoding polygalacturonase At1g48100-like: MGGFSFRSFTFMFIVAFLVWSSNVETCYARRGRHWRQTTTSSASLYKKKEKSHGSNHHHNNGSKSKPKHSSPPSMPTNPPRKGYDDVPSSTIFDVRSFGATGDGKTDDTKAFQAAWAAACKVEASTIVVPSQYVFLVGPISFSGPYCQHNIVFQLDGTIIAPVDAKSWGSGLMQWLEFTKLVGITVKGSGLIDGRGAVWWQDTPYDDPLDDELKLIIPLNKTSLRYPPIPLNSSLGGGKMPSIKPTALRFYGSFNVTVTGIIIQNSQQCHLKFDNCIGVTVYNFTVSSPGDSPNTDGIHLQNSKDVLIRSSNIACGDDCVSIQTGCTNVYVHNINCGPGHGISIGSLGKDNTKACVSNITVKDVVMQNTMNGVRIKTWQGGSGSVQGVFFSNIQVSEVQLPIVIDQFYCDKSKCKNQTSAVALSGINFERIRGTYTVKPVHLACSDSMPCQDVTLTDIQLKPIQERYHMYDPYCWQTFGELYTPTLPPIDCLQVGKPSSNRIQGDHDQC, translated from the exons ATGGGAGGATTTAGTTTTAGGAGCTTCACATTTATGTTCATAGTAGCATTTCTTGTTTGGTCATCAAATGTAGAGACTTGTTATGCAAGAAGAGGCAGGCATTGGAGACAAACAACAACTTCCTCTGCTTCTTTGTACAAGAAGAAAGAAAAGTCTCATGGTAGCAATCACCATCATAATAATGGGAGCAAGTCGAAGCCAAAACACTCGTCTCCACCAAGTATGCCAACGAACCCGCCAAGAAAAGGCTACGACGATGTGCCTTCGTCCACCATCTTCGATGTAAGAAGTTTCGGTGCCACTGGAGATGGCAAGACTGATGACACTAAG GCATTTCAGGCTGCATGGGCAGCTGCTTGTAAAGTGGAAGCTTCGACGATTGTCGTTCCGTCACAATATGTATTCCTTGTAGGACCAATTTCATTCTCAGGTCCATACTGTCAGCACAACATTGTTTTTCAG CTTGATGGAACAATAATTGCTCCAGTAGATGCCAAATCTTGGGGTTCAGGTCTTATGCAATGGCTTGAATTTACCAAATTGGTTGGGATTACAGTTAAAGGAAGCGGGTTAATTGATGGGAGAGGTGCAGTTTGGTGGCAAGATACCCCATATGATGATCCTCTAGATGACGAATTAAAACTAATCATTCCATTAAACAAGACATCATTGAGATATCCTCCAATTCCT CTAAATAGCTCACTTGGTGGTGGAAAAATGCCAAGCATTAAGCCAACG GCACTTCGATTCTATGGGAGTTTTAATGTTACTGTAACAGGCATCATAATTCAGAATAGTCAACAATGCCATCTCAAATTTGACAATTGCATAGGGGTAACAGTATACAATTTCACTGTCTCATCTCCTGGTGATAGTCCTAATACAGATGGAATCCATTTACAGAACTCCAAAGACGTGCTAATCCGCAGTTCCAACATTGCTTGTG GAGATGACTGTGTCTCCATACAAACTGGATGCACCAATGTGTATGTACACAACATAAATTGTGGACCAGGACATGGAATCAGCATTGGAAGTCTGGGGAAAGACAACACAAAGGCTTGTGTTTCAAACATTACGGTCAAAGATGTTGTTATGCAAAACACAATGAATGGTGTCAGGATTAAGACGTGGCAG GGAGGGTCAGGGTCAGTACAAGGAGTGTTTTTCTCAAACATTCAAGTTTCAGAAGTCCAACTACCAATTGTAATTGATCAGTTCTATTGCGACAAGAGCAAATGTAAGAACCAGACGTCTGCAGTGGCTTTATCAGGAATCAACTTTGAAAGAATTAGAGGAACATATACAGTAAAACCAGTGCATTTAGCATGCAGTGACAGTATGCCATGTCAAGACGTGACCTTGACGGATATCCAACTAAAGCCAATACAAGAGCGTTACCACATGTATGATCCATATTGTTGGCAGACGTTCGGGGAGTTGTATACTCCTACTCTACCGCCAATTGATTGTTTACAAGTCGGCAAACCATCGAGCAACAGAATTCAGGGAGATCATGATCAATGCTAG